Proteins encoded in a region of the Nicotiana tomentosiformis chromosome 9, ASM39032v3, whole genome shotgun sequence genome:
- the LOC138899246 gene encoding uncharacterized protein, translated as MADDEQRRLERFGRLRPSSFSGVESEDAQGFLDRCEWMLRTTDILETNGVSLTTFKFSGAAFKWWEAYDRRRPVGAEPLTWPEFSVLFLEKFVPQSRRKELRRQFEKLRQDGMSVTQYEMRFFELAHHADLLVPTDRERIRRFIDGLTYQLRLLMTRERVSGATFDEVVDIARQIEMVLSQERGEREAKRPRGLGDFSGVSLVGQFYSSKGRSYRHAQTGRPVHRGASSNYGSYCYHQGQSSFSAVPAQSSSHAPSV; from the coding sequence atggcagacgatgagcagaggaggcttgagagatttgggaggcttcgaccttcATCATTTAGTGgtgttgagtcagaggatgctcagggttttttggaTAGGTGTGagtggatgcttcggacaacggatattctggagaccaatggggtctcgcTCACTACTTTtaagttttctggggctgccttcaaatggtgggaggcttatgataGGCGTAGGCCGGTTGGTGCAGAACCACTTACATGGCCAGAATTCTCCGTTctttttttggagaagttcgtgccgcagtctcgcagaaaggagctgcgtaggcagtttgagaagcttcgtcaggatggcatgtctgtgacgcagtacgagatgaggttttttgagttggctcatcatgcaGATTTGctagttcccactgatagggagaggattcggaggttcatcgatggcctcacatatcagttacggttgcttatgactagggagagggtatctggtgctacttttgatgaggttgtcgacattgctcggcagatagagatggtcctcAGTCAGGAGcggggtgagagggaggccaaaaggcctcgtggattaggtgatttcagcggtgtttcttTAGTGGGTCAGTTTTACAGCAGCAAGGGTCGATCTTACaggcacgctcagacgggtcgtccagttcaccgcgGTGCATCATCCAACTATGGTTCATATTGTTATCATCAGGGCCAATCATCTTTCAGTGCCgtaccagctcagagttcatcccatgcACCTTCAGTTTAG